One region of Bubalus kerabau isolate K-KA32 ecotype Philippines breed swamp buffalo chromosome 6, PCC_UOA_SB_1v2, whole genome shotgun sequence genomic DNA includes:
- the LOC129656257 gene encoding cytochrome P450 4A24-like isoform X3, producing the protein MSVSALSPSRALGGVSGLLQVVSLLGLVLLLLKAAQLYLHRQWLLKALHQFPSPPSHWFYGHKREFQEEDELPHLLKRVEKYPRACVRWMWGTRAFVLVYDPDYMKMVLGRSDPKARITYRHLKPWIGTGLLLLEGQTWYQHRRMLTPAFHYDILKPYVGIMADSVRVMLDKWEELISQDSHLEIFGDVSLMTLDTIMKCAFSQQGSVQTDRCSDQGEEGSPAEGGRAGEGEEQEALGLPGHPPLCQSEYGLPFRDHLDQMPYTTMCIKEAMRLYPPVPVINRELSKPITFPDGRSLPAGILVSLSIYGLHHNPKVWPNPEVFEPTRFAPGSTRHSHAFLPFSGGSRNCIGKQFAMNELKVAVALTLLRFELSPDPSRVPVPMPVIVLRSKNGIHLQLRKLSDPGGDKDKL; encoded by the exons ATGAGTGTCTCTGCACTGAGCCCCTCCAGAGCCCTGGGCGGGGTCTCTGGGCTCCTGCAGGTGGTCTCCCTGCTCGGCCTGGTTCTGCTTTTGCTCAAGGCGGCACAGCTCTACCTGCACAGACAGTGGCTGCTCAAAGCCCTTCATCAGTTCCCGTCTCCTCCTTCCCACTGGTTCTACGGACACAAGCGGGAG TTCCAAGAGGAGGACGAGCTGCCACACCTACTGAAAAGGGTAGAGAAATACCCAAGGGCCTGTGTTCGCTGGATGTGGGGCACAAGGGCCTTCGTATTGGTCTACGACCCTGACTACATGAAGATGGTCCTGGGGAGATCAG ACCCAAAGGCTCGCATTACCTACAGACACCTGAAGCCCTGGATTG GGACAGGTCTGCTGCTGTTGGAGGGGCAGACGTGGTACCAGCACCGGCGGATGCTGACCCCAGCCTTCCACTATGACATCCTGAAGCCCTACGTGGGAATCATGGCCGACTCTGTCCGAGTGATGCTC GACAAGTGGGAGGAGCTCATCAGCCAGGACTCACATCTGGAGATCTTTGGAGATGTCTCCTTGATGACCCTGGACACCATCATGAAGTGCGCCTTCAGCCAACAGGGCAGCGTCCAGACGGACAG ATGCAGTGATCAAGGAGAGGAAGGCTCACCTGCAGAAGGAGGGAGAGCTGGAGAAGGTGAGGAGCAGGAGGCACTTGGACTTCCTGGACATCCTCCTCTTTGCCAGAGTGAGT ATGGGCTTCCTTTCAGGGACCATCTGGACCAGATGCCCTACACGACCATGTGCATCAAGGAGGCCATGAGACTCTACCCACCAGTACCAGTCATCAACAGAGAGCTGAGCAAGCCCATCACCTTCCCTGACGGACGCTCCTTACCTGCAG GAATCTTAGTCTCCCTCTCCATTTATGGGCTTCATCACAACCCGAAGGTGTGGCCGAACCCAGAG GTGTTTGAGCCAACTCGGTTTGCGCCAGGTTCTACTCGACACAGTCATGCCTTCCTGCCCTTCTCAGGAGGATCCAG GAACTGCATCGGGAAGCAGTTTGCCATGAATGAGTTGAAGGTGGCCGTGGCCCTGACCTTGCTTCGCTTTGAGCTGTCACCGGATCCCTCCAGGGTCCCTGTGCCCATGCCAGTCATTGTGCTGAGATCCAAAAATGGGATCCACTTGCAGCTCAGGAAGCTCTCTGATCCAGGTGGGGACAAGGACAAGCTCTGA
- the LOC129656257 gene encoding taurochenodeoxycholic 6 alpha-hydroxylase-like isoform X1 has translation MSVSALSPSRALGGVSGLLQVVSLLGLVLLLLKAAQLYLHRQWLLKALHQFPSPPSHWFYGHKREFQEEDELPHLLKRVEKYPRACVRWMWGTRAFVLVYDPDYMKMVLGRSDPKARITYRHLKPWIGTGLLLLEGQTWYQHRRMLTPAFHYDILKPYVGIMADSVRVMLDKWEELISQDSHLEIFGDVSLMTLDTIMKCAFSQQGSVQTDRNSQSYIQAIEDLSHLIFSRLRNAFHQNDLIYRLTPEGRWNHRACQLAHQHTDAVIKERKAHLQKEGELEKVRSRRHLDFLDILLFARMENGSSLSDEDLRAEVDTFMFEGHDTTASGISWILYALASHPEHQQRCREEIQSLLGDGASITWDHLDQMPYTTMCIKEAMRLYPPVPVINRELSKPITFPDGRSLPAGILVSLSIYGLHHNPKVWPNPEVFEPTRFAPGSTRHSHAFLPFSGGSRNCIGKQFAMNELKVAVALTLLRFELSPDPSRVPVPMPVIVLRSKNGIHLQLRKLSDPGGDKDKL, from the exons ATGAGTGTCTCTGCACTGAGCCCCTCCAGAGCCCTGGGCGGGGTCTCTGGGCTCCTGCAGGTGGTCTCCCTGCTCGGCCTGGTTCTGCTTTTGCTCAAGGCGGCACAGCTCTACCTGCACAGACAGTGGCTGCTCAAAGCCCTTCATCAGTTCCCGTCTCCTCCTTCCCACTGGTTCTACGGACACAAGCGGGAG TTCCAAGAGGAGGACGAGCTGCCACACCTACTGAAAAGGGTAGAGAAATACCCAAGGGCCTGTGTTCGCTGGATGTGGGGCACAAGGGCCTTCGTATTGGTCTACGACCCTGACTACATGAAGATGGTCCTGGGGAGATCAG ACCCAAAGGCTCGCATTACCTACAGACACCTGAAGCCCTGGATTG GGACAGGTCTGCTGCTGTTGGAGGGGCAGACGTGGTACCAGCACCGGCGGATGCTGACCCCAGCCTTCCACTATGACATCCTGAAGCCCTACGTGGGAATCATGGCCGACTCTGTCCGAGTGATGCTC GACAAGTGGGAGGAGCTCATCAGCCAGGACTCACATCTGGAGATCTTTGGAGATGTCTCCTTGATGACCCTGGACACCATCATGAAGTGCGCCTTCAGCCAACAGGGCAGCGTCCAGACGGACAG GAACTCCCAGTCCTACATCCAGGCCATCGAGGACCTCAGTCATCTGATTTTTTCCCGACTGCGGAATGCGTTCCACCAGAACGACCTCATCTACAGGCTGACCCCTGAAGGCCGCTGGAACCACCGGGCCTGCCAGCTCGCCCATCAACACACAG ATGCAGTGATCAAGGAGAGGAAGGCTCACCTGCAGAAGGAGGGAGAGCTGGAGAAGGTGAGGAGCAGGAGGCACTTGGACTTCCTGGACATCCTCCTCTTTGCCAGA ATGGAGAATGGGAGCAGCTTGTCTGACGAGGACCTCCGTGCTGAGGTGGACACGTTCATGTTTGAGGGTCACGACACCACAGCCAGTGGCATCTCCTGGATCCTCTATGCTCTAGCCTCCCACCCAGAACATCAGCAGAGGTGTCGGGAAGAGATCCAGAGCCTCCTGGGGGATGGCGCCTCCATCACCTG GGACCATCTGGACCAGATGCCCTACACGACCATGTGCATCAAGGAGGCCATGAGACTCTACCCACCAGTACCAGTCATCAACAGAGAGCTGAGCAAGCCCATCACCTTCCCTGACGGACGCTCCTTACCTGCAG GAATCTTAGTCTCCCTCTCCATTTATGGGCTTCATCACAACCCGAAGGTGTGGCCGAACCCAGAG GTGTTTGAGCCAACTCGGTTTGCGCCAGGTTCTACTCGACACAGTCATGCCTTCCTGCCCTTCTCAGGAGGATCCAG GAACTGCATCGGGAAGCAGTTTGCCATGAATGAGTTGAAGGTGGCCGTGGCCCTGACCTTGCTTCGCTTTGAGCTGTCACCGGATCCCTCCAGGGTCCCTGTGCCCATGCCAGTCATTGTGCTGAGATCCAAAAATGGGATCCACTTGCAGCTCAGGAAGCTCTCTGATCCAGGTGGGGACAAGGACAAGCTCTGA
- the LOC129656257 gene encoding cytochrome P450 4A24-like isoform X2 encodes MSVSALSPSRALGGVSGLLQVVSLLGLVLLLLKAAQLYLHRQWLLKALHQFPSPPSHWFYGHKREFQEEDELPHLLKRVEKYPRACVRWMWGTRAFVLVYDPDYMKMVLGRSDPKARITYRHLKPWIGTGLLLLEGQTWYQHRRMLTPAFHYDILKPYVGIMADSVRVMLDKWEELISQDSHLEIFGDVSLMTLDTIMKCAFSQQGSVQTDRLTPEGRWNHRACQLAHQHTDAVIKERKAHLQKEGELEKVRSRRHLDFLDILLFARMENGSSLSDEDLRAEVDTFMFEGHDTTASGISWILYALASHPEHQQRCREEIQSLLGDGASITWDHLDQMPYTTMCIKEAMRLYPPVPVINRELSKPITFPDGRSLPAGILVSLSIYGLHHNPKVWPNPEVFEPTRFAPGSTRHSHAFLPFSGGSRNCIGKQFAMNELKVAVALTLLRFELSPDPSRVPVPMPVIVLRSKNGIHLQLRKLSDPGGDKDKL; translated from the exons ATGAGTGTCTCTGCACTGAGCCCCTCCAGAGCCCTGGGCGGGGTCTCTGGGCTCCTGCAGGTGGTCTCCCTGCTCGGCCTGGTTCTGCTTTTGCTCAAGGCGGCACAGCTCTACCTGCACAGACAGTGGCTGCTCAAAGCCCTTCATCAGTTCCCGTCTCCTCCTTCCCACTGGTTCTACGGACACAAGCGGGAG TTCCAAGAGGAGGACGAGCTGCCACACCTACTGAAAAGGGTAGAGAAATACCCAAGGGCCTGTGTTCGCTGGATGTGGGGCACAAGGGCCTTCGTATTGGTCTACGACCCTGACTACATGAAGATGGTCCTGGGGAGATCAG ACCCAAAGGCTCGCATTACCTACAGACACCTGAAGCCCTGGATTG GGACAGGTCTGCTGCTGTTGGAGGGGCAGACGTGGTACCAGCACCGGCGGATGCTGACCCCAGCCTTCCACTATGACATCCTGAAGCCCTACGTGGGAATCATGGCCGACTCTGTCCGAGTGATGCTC GACAAGTGGGAGGAGCTCATCAGCCAGGACTCACATCTGGAGATCTTTGGAGATGTCTCCTTGATGACCCTGGACACCATCATGAAGTGCGCCTTCAGCCAACAGGGCAGCGTCCAGACGGACAG GCTGACCCCTGAAGGCCGCTGGAACCACCGGGCCTGCCAGCTCGCCCATCAACACACAG ATGCAGTGATCAAGGAGAGGAAGGCTCACCTGCAGAAGGAGGGAGAGCTGGAGAAGGTGAGGAGCAGGAGGCACTTGGACTTCCTGGACATCCTCCTCTTTGCCAGA ATGGAGAATGGGAGCAGCTTGTCTGACGAGGACCTCCGTGCTGAGGTGGACACGTTCATGTTTGAGGGTCACGACACCACAGCCAGTGGCATCTCCTGGATCCTCTATGCTCTAGCCTCCCACCCAGAACATCAGCAGAGGTGTCGGGAAGAGATCCAGAGCCTCCTGGGGGATGGCGCCTCCATCACCTG GGACCATCTGGACCAGATGCCCTACACGACCATGTGCATCAAGGAGGCCATGAGACTCTACCCACCAGTACCAGTCATCAACAGAGAGCTGAGCAAGCCCATCACCTTCCCTGACGGACGCTCCTTACCTGCAG GAATCTTAGTCTCCCTCTCCATTTATGGGCTTCATCACAACCCGAAGGTGTGGCCGAACCCAGAG GTGTTTGAGCCAACTCGGTTTGCGCCAGGTTCTACTCGACACAGTCATGCCTTCCTGCCCTTCTCAGGAGGATCCAG GAACTGCATCGGGAAGCAGTTTGCCATGAATGAGTTGAAGGTGGCCGTGGCCCTGACCTTGCTTCGCTTTGAGCTGTCACCGGATCCCTCCAGGGTCCCTGTGCCCATGCCAGTCATTGTGCTGAGATCCAAAAATGGGATCCACTTGCAGCTCAGGAAGCTCTCTGATCCAGGTGGGGACAAGGACAAGCTCTGA